The following coding sequences are from one Armatimonadota bacterium window:
- a CDS encoding prepilin-type N-terminal cleavage/methylation domain-containing protein produces the protein MHSLKSSRHGFTLIELLVVIAIIAILAAILFPVFAQAKAAAKQSACLSNTHQIGTALLLYMNDESDNYPLLLPRVAPVNGGSNYTLSYDMAIMPYVKNADIFRCPADSGSYPSWLTKPNYWDGSYYGKNLKRSYGLIGNITTVEGGVRDTNTGVGIHSGYDPYPFNNQIGSRSGTAMDEPANTLVLLEDWLDSSNSDDSWIGEPYGSIFMDCDIQEIPGRKYPPQQPADNLPPNCPNTHAPGGGSHTSGQNYCFGDGHAKLLNYYRIRANDFWLFKATKSSTTFTP, from the coding sequence ATGCATTCTTTGAAATCATCTCGTCACGGGTTCACGCTCATCGAGCTGCTCGTGGTCATTGCCATCATCGCGATTCTCGCGGCGATCCTATTCCCCGTCTTCGCCCAGGCTAAAGCAGCGGCCAAGCAAAGCGCCTGTTTGAGCAACACCCACCAGATCGGAACTGCGCTCTTGCTCTACATGAACGACGAATCTGATAACTATCCGCTCCTTTTGCCGAGAGTTGCGCCGGTTAACGGCGGTAGCAACTATACACTTTCGTATGATATGGCGATCATGCCGTATGTCAAAAATGCCGACATCTTTCGATGCCCAGCCGACAGCGGCAGCTATCCGTCTTGGCTGACGAAGCCGAACTACTGGGACGGCAGCTACTATGGCAAGAACCTGAAGCGATCGTATGGTCTCATCGGGAACATCACCACCGTCGAAGGAGGCGTTCGTGACACGAATACCGGCGTGGGCATCCACAGCGGCTACGACCCCTATCCGTTTAACAACCAAATCGGATCGCGAAGCGGTACAGCAATGGACGAGCCAGCGAACACGTTGGTCTTGTTGGAGGACTGGCTGGATTCATCGAATTCGGACGATTCATGGATCGGGGAGCCCTACGGATCGATCTTCATGGACTGCGATATCCAGGAGATTCCAGGACGCAAGTATCCTCCCCAACAGCCGGCCGATAATCTGCCTCCAAACTGTCCGAACACGCACGCTCCGGGAGGAGGTAGCCATACCAGCGGGCAGAATTACTGCTTCGGAGATGGGCACGCCAAACTCCTGAACTACTATCGAATTCGTGCGAACGATTTCTGGTTATTTAAGGCAACGAAATCCTCGACGACATTCACACCGTAG
- a CDS encoding PEP-CTERM sorting domain-containing protein, with protein sequence MNTTSFRAIFVAATAGAFVASAHAQIAYDTMDAYRTFGIGTAGFGTSTDDIGWVANSFTSALNGTMTTIDIAINNYSGTTSKSFNISLYTFDTGTSGMGTLLDTWTGMSDPNSFNGTTVTNSHPYVSIDTEASNIHLTAGTSYYLKVWSDWFSSSNSGTIVWNAGTSGAPNTYRINHSSGSTYGPSSAVPGALRITTVPEPASMAGLAVGALALLRRRRSKN encoded by the coding sequence ATGAATACTACGAGCTTTCGAGCAATCTTCGTGGCTGCGACGGCTGGCGCTTTCGTTGCTAGCGCGCACGCGCAAATCGCCTACGATACCATGGACGCCTATCGGACTTTCGGCATCGGGACGGCGGGCTTTGGTACATCGACGGACGATATTGGTTGGGTCGCCAACAGCTTTACTTCGGCGCTGAACGGAACGATGACGACCATCGACATCGCGATCAACAACTACTCGGGCACCACGTCGAAGAGTTTCAACATCAGCCTCTACACCTTCGACACCGGAACCAGCGGAATGGGCACCTTGCTCGACACCTGGACTGGCATGTCGGATCCCAACTCGTTCAACGGCACCACCGTCACTAACTCCCACCCCTATGTGTCTATCGATACCGAGGCCTCCAACATCCACCTGACGGCGGGGACTTCGTACTATCTCAAGGTGTGGTCCGACTGGTTCTCCTCGTCAAACAGTGGGACGATCGTTTGGAATGCGGGAACATCCGGTGCGCCGAACACCTACCGTATCAACCACAGCTCGGGTTCGACCTACGGTCCAAGCTCGGCTGTTCCCGGTGCACTTCGAATCACGACGGTTCCCGAACCAGCTTCGATGGCCGGGTTAGCGGTTGGTGCCCTCGCCCTGCTTCGCCGACGTCGCTCGAAGAACTAG
- a CDS encoding helix-turn-helix domain-containing protein: MRPGFISEVVEALMEQAEKEALAKNVRALRGLRGWTIRELASEADVSPKTVVNIENGQGCSARVEEKLAMALRTMRSRLRQPFIGTEDSILFVPSEQGRWYFGYFEEADAYHTRKTRMGEVSPNSRVRDDPDGIQDIEERFRLGTTNLARVFIHVKSGSMSTGRFSLCFAEVFGAGEQPVDPAGHTYLIYMLRGRLKMTVKGREYDLQCGDSVVMHLISHMTVVPVEPITKIDEVPTFMMTRLAILPALPDRDAAKGCDS, from the coding sequence ATGAGACCAGGATTTATTTCAGAGGTGGTGGAAGCACTCATGGAGCAGGCGGAGAAAGAGGCTCTGGCGAAGAATGTTCGCGCCCTCAGAGGTTTGCGCGGATGGACTATCCGCGAGTTGGCTTCGGAAGCCGACGTTTCCCCGAAGACGGTCGTCAATATAGAAAACGGTCAGGGCTGCTCGGCCAGAGTGGAAGAAAAGCTCGCCATGGCTCTGAGGACGATGCGGAGTCGCCTTCGTCAACCATTTATCGGAACCGAAGACTCGATCCTGTTCGTGCCTAGCGAGCAGGGACGCTGGTACTTTGGCTATTTCGAGGAGGCGGACGCCTATCACACCCGTAAGACTCGAATGGGCGAAGTCTCTCCAAACAGTCGAGTTCGCGACGATCCCGACGGTATCCAGGACATTGAAGAAAGGTTTCGCTTGGGAACTACAAATCTGGCGAGAGTCTTTATCCATGTAAAAAGTGGATCGATGTCTACCGGGCGCTTTTCCCTTTGCTTTGCCGAGGTTTTTGGCGCAGGAGAGCAACCGGTCGACCCGGCCGGGCATACCTATCTCATCTATATGCTACGAGGGCGGTTGAAGATGACGGTTAAGGGACGGGAGTACGATCTTCAGTGTGGTGACTCGGTGGTCATGCATCTGATATCGCATATGACGGTGGTGCCGGTTGAGCCGATAACGAAGATTGACGAGGTTCCCACGTTCATGATGACAAGGCTTGCTATTCTGCCTGCCCTGCCCGACCGAGATGCCGCCAAGGGTTGCGACTCCTAG
- a CDS encoding DoxX family protein, with translation MNNQSNRTTRVGYWILTVLFSLMMALSATMYLTSDAMVQAFRHLGFPTYFRVELALAKYAGVAALLAPVPDRVREWAYAGFGITLASAVIAHSSVDGPQAAAMPAVFLIILCASYVLRAKLAPSKSALAEG, from the coding sequence ATGAATAATCAATCGAATCGAACCACAAGGGTTGGCTATTGGATTCTAACCGTTCTCTTTTCGCTCATGATGGCTCTGTCGGCGACGATGTACCTAACATCCGATGCGATGGTCCAGGCCTTTCGGCACCTTGGCTTCCCGACGTATTTCCGCGTGGAATTGGCGCTCGCAAAGTATGCCGGGGTCGCCGCCCTGTTAGCACCTGTACCTGATCGGGTTCGGGAATGGGCCTATGCCGGATTTGGCATTACGCTGGCTTCCGCCGTGATCGCCCATTCGTCGGTCGATGGTCCCCAAGCGGCTGCAATGCCTGCCGTTTTCCTGATTATTCTGTGCGCCTCCTACGTCTTGCGGGCGAAGTTGGCCCCGAGTAAGTCCGCTCTCGCCGAAGGCTGA
- a CDS encoding NAD(P)-binding protein, with translation MSARQRVVIIGGGFGGLYTAKALANRNLDVTLIDRKNHHTFQPLLYQVATTVLSPNQIAVPLRSILRKAKNIEVLLGTVTSIDTVGRKVMLESGAELDYDFLVVAAGARHSYFGHDEWAKDAPGLKTVEDATEIRKRILSAFEEAEREAFLTGNHTPVNFAIVGGGPTGVELAGAIAGIARQALVEDFHEIDTRKARVMLFEGMDRILGMYPPELSASAERQLAALGVEVHTKSPVIAIESGRIRVGEEWIPSKVTLWATGVAASPLGKMLSSETDRAGRVPVQPDLSLKDHPEIFVIGDMASLKDTKGVAVPALGSSATQMGVVTARNILRQSEGQPTMPFTYKDKGTMATIGRNRAICLIGSLKLSGFIAWLAWGLVHVLLLIGFKNKFLVLLEWFWSYLTGRGSVRLITTPGDQVHPTEAGQ, from the coding sequence ATGAGTGCCAGACAGCGTGTCGTGATCATCGGCGGCGGCTTTGGTGGACTCTACACAGCAAAGGCGCTGGCGAATCGAAACCTCGACGTCACCCTCATCGACCGGAAAAACCATCATACGTTTCAGCCCCTGCTCTACCAGGTGGCGACCACCGTTCTTTCTCCAAACCAGATCGCGGTTCCCCTTCGATCCATCCTTCGCAAAGCCAAGAACATCGAAGTCCTGCTTGGAACGGTGACGAGTATCGATACCGTCGGCCGAAAGGTCATGCTCGAATCCGGCGCTGAACTCGATTACGACTTTTTGGTCGTTGCTGCCGGGGCCAGGCATTCATACTTTGGCCACGACGAATGGGCGAAGGACGCTCCGGGTCTCAAAACTGTGGAGGACGCGACGGAAATTCGAAAGCGCATCCTTTCCGCGTTTGAGGAGGCCGAACGAGAGGCATTCCTCACGGGCAACCATACGCCCGTGAACTTCGCCATCGTAGGCGGAGGGCCCACCGGCGTGGAACTCGCCGGTGCAATCGCCGGAATTGCCCGGCAGGCATTAGTTGAAGACTTCCATGAGATCGACACCCGCAAGGCGCGCGTCATGCTCTTCGAAGGCATGGATCGCATCCTTGGCATGTATCCTCCCGAGCTTTCCGCCAGCGCCGAGCGCCAGCTTGCCGCCCTCGGGGTTGAGGTCCACACCAAGAGTCCAGTGATAGCCATTGAAAGCGGACGGATTCGAGTCGGTGAAGAGTGGATTCCTTCGAAGGTCACGCTTTGGGCCACCGGCGTTGCCGCCTCGCCGCTCGGCAAGATGCTTTCTTCGGAAACGGACCGCGCCGGTCGTGTTCCCGTTCAACCCGACCTGAGCCTGAAGGACCATCCCGAAATTTTCGTGATTGGCGACATGGCGTCGCTGAAGGATACGAAGGGGGTCGCGGTTCCTGCCCTTGGGTCGTCGGCCACGCAGATGGGAGTGGTAACCGCGAGGAATATCCTTCGGCAAAGCGAAGGTCAACCAACGATGCCGTTTACCTACAAGGATAAGGGAACGATGGCAACCATCGGTCGCAATCGCGCCATTTGTCTCATCGGCTCGCTCAAGCTCTCAGGCTTTATCGCCTGGCTCGCCTGGGGTTTAGTCCATGTCCTTCTGCTAATCGGATTCAAAAACAAGTTTCTCGTCCTGCTGGAATGGTTTTGGAGCTACCTTACCGGACGGGGAAGCGTCCGGCTAATCACCACGCCGGGAGACCAGGTTCACCCAACCGAAGCTGGACAATAA
- a CDS encoding PEP-CTERM sorting domain-containing protein, producing the protein MKLRAILVLSLGGCFGVANANLIQNSDFSLVGPNGSPTTHVGIGAMGSSSADFWAVLHNTNGVTTTQLVDTGNLLPAVAPTGATTGILMTSTAANNGLIQKFSNVNDPATFDVWVWVLQGQVSIGIGAGASTVTSATSSGINYWQHLTAVNNDSLSNNVVIYSAVPSVYYATSANVSTVPEPASIAVLGLGALALVRRRRK; encoded by the coding sequence ATGAAGTTACGGGCTATTCTTGTTCTTTCTCTTGGTGGATGCTTTGGGGTCGCAAACGCGAACCTTATCCAGAATTCGGATTTCAGTTTGGTTGGGCCAAATGGCAGTCCGACGACGCACGTCGGTATTGGAGCCATGGGCAGTTCCTCCGCTGACTTTTGGGCTGTCCTTCACAACACGAACGGAGTCACCACAACCCAGTTAGTGGACACCGGGAACCTGCTTCCTGCGGTTGCCCCGACAGGAGCGACGACCGGCATTCTGATGACCAGCACGGCGGCGAATAACGGACTGATTCAGAAGTTCTCGAACGTCAACGATCCAGCCACCTTCGATGTGTGGGTTTGGGTCCTGCAGGGCCAAGTCTCAATCGGCATTGGCGCTGGAGCTTCGACGGTTACCAGTGCAACCTCTTCGGGCATTAACTATTGGCAGCACCTTACCGCGGTAAACAACGATTCTCTGTCGAATAATGTGGTCATTTACTCCGCCGTTCCATCGGTTTACTATGCGACTTCGGCCAATGTCAGCACCGTGCCAGAACCGGCCAGCATTGCCGTCCTCGGTCTGGGTGCTCTCGCCCTCGTTCGCCGACGACGAAAGTAA
- a CDS encoding carbohydrate kinase family protein — translation MILVAGHLCLDVFPALASGTEIQPGVLIEAGPVKFTTGGAVSNVGVSLHKLGASVRLVGKVGDDPFGKIVLDLLRAEDLTDHIQIDPTGDTSYTIVISPPGRDRTFLHCPGCNDSFVASDVPESALIGAKHLHFGYPPLMAAMSANGGEELESLFRRAKAHGLTTSLDMSLPDPDSKQSKVNWTSLLKRILPFVDVFLPSEDELDMMLPGVQSDVEVLAFWCTRAGAKAVCVKRGAAGLYGLDATNSTYQPCFKSHVVDTTGSGDATIAGFLYAYLADKPFAQCLEAGCAVGAFCVEEIGATTGIPAWPLVQERIEAGQSRK, via the coding sequence ATGATCCTCGTTGCCGGTCACCTCTGCCTCGACGTCTTTCCTGCACTTGCGAGCGGCACGGAGATTCAGCCAGGTGTGCTCATCGAAGCCGGCCCGGTCAAGTTCACCACTGGCGGAGCCGTTTCCAACGTCGGCGTCTCGCTTCATAAGCTCGGTGCTTCCGTGCGCCTGGTCGGAAAGGTTGGCGATGATCCCTTCGGCAAGATTGTTCTCGACCTCTTGCGAGCCGAGGACCTCACCGACCACATCCAAATCGATCCGACCGGCGACACCTCGTACACCATCGTCATCAGCCCACCCGGACGCGATCGCACGTTCCTGCATTGCCCTGGATGCAACGACTCGTTTGTGGCAAGCGATGTGCCTGAGAGCGCCCTCATCGGAGCCAAGCACCTCCATTTCGGCTATCCGCCGCTGATGGCGGCGATGAGCGCCAACGGCGGCGAAGAACTCGAGTCTCTGTTTCGCCGGGCCAAAGCGCACGGCCTCACCACATCGCTCGACATGAGCCTGCCGGATCCCGACTCCAAGCAGAGCAAGGTCAATTGGACTTCTCTCCTCAAGCGCATTCTTCCTTTCGTAGACGTCTTCCTACCGAGCGAGGACGAACTCGATATGATGCTTCCGGGCGTGCAAAGCGATGTCGAAGTCTTGGCCTTCTGGTGCACAAGGGCAGGAGCGAAGGCCGTCTGCGTGAAGCGAGGCGCGGCGGGCCTTTATGGCCTCGACGCCACCAACTCCACCTATCAACCGTGCTTCAAGAGTCATGTGGTGGATACGACCGGCTCAGGCGACGCCACCATCGCCGGGTTCCTCTACGCTTACCTTGCAGATAAGCCTTTCGCCCAATGCCTCGAAGCCGGTTGTGCGGTTGGCGCCTTTTGCGTCGAAGAAATCGGGGCAACCACCGGGATTCCGGCATGGCCATTGGTTCAAGAAAGGATTGAGGCCGGTCAGAGTCGCAAATAG
- a CDS encoding gfo/Idh/MocA family oxidoreductase, with amino-acid sequence MKTIRFGIIGCGLMGREFASAAARWKHLIGMTARPEIVAVSDVNPQAMEWFETPFATTDYRELLAQADVDAVYVAVPHDLHQTIYCDAIRAGKHLFAEKPFGIDLAAAYTIMECIQENPNVLVRCSSEFPFFPGAQRIAKMVADNAFGRILEVRAGFCHSSDLDPTKPINWKRRVATCGEYGCMGDLGLHVLHLPLRFGFEPTDVRALLSKVVETRPDGKGGTAPCETWDNAILACRAKAGFPMVLETKRISPGDTNTWYLCIYGTENSVEFSTRHPKTLRTLPYQPGKPQAWCEEDLGYASAYPAITGGIFEFGFPDAILQMWASFVDELGGNEPKFRCATPEEAFASHRLFTAALESQREASVVSLA; translated from the coding sequence ATGAAGACCATTCGATTTGGGATCATCGGTTGCGGTCTGATGGGCCGCGAATTCGCCAGCGCCGCAGCGCGGTGGAAGCATCTGATCGGCATGACGGCTCGACCCGAAATCGTCGCCGTCTCCGACGTGAATCCGCAGGCGATGGAGTGGTTCGAAACACCCTTTGCGACCACCGACTATCGAGAGCTTCTCGCCCAAGCCGACGTCGACGCGGTCTACGTAGCCGTGCCGCACGACCTCCACCAAACTATCTACTGCGACGCCATTCGCGCGGGCAAGCACCTATTCGCCGAAAAACCCTTTGGTATCGATCTTGCGGCTGCTTACACCATCATGGAGTGCATCCAGGAGAACCCAAACGTCCTCGTGCGATGCTCAAGCGAATTCCCCTTCTTTCCTGGCGCCCAGAGGATCGCCAAGATGGTCGCCGATAACGCGTTCGGTCGAATACTCGAAGTCCGCGCTGGATTCTGCCACAGCTCCGACCTCGATCCCACCAAGCCGATCAACTGGAAACGGCGAGTTGCCACTTGCGGCGAGTATGGATGCATGGGCGACCTTGGCCTCCATGTTTTGCACCTCCCTCTCCGCTTCGGCTTCGAACCGACCGACGTCCGCGCCCTCCTTTCCAAGGTCGTCGAAACTCGCCCTGACGGCAAAGGTGGCACCGCACCGTGCGAGACGTGGGACAATGCCATCCTAGCTTGCCGAGCCAAAGCAGGCTTTCCAATGGTCCTGGAGACCAAGCGAATCTCGCCCGGCGATACCAACACTTGGTACCTCTGCATTTACGGAACCGAGAACAGCGTCGAATTCTCCACTCGCCATCCGAAGACTCTCCGCACTTTGCCATACCAACCGGGCAAGCCGCAGGCTTGGTGCGAGGAAGACCTGGGCTACGCTTCGGCGTACCCAGCTATCACTGGCGGCATCTTCGAATTCGGATTTCCCGACGCCATTTTGCAGATGTGGGCCTCGTTCGTCGATGAACTGGGAGGCAACGAACCGAAGTTCCGATGCGCAACTCCTGAAGAAGCCTTTGCAAGCCACCGTCTCTTCACTGCCGCCCTCGAATCCCAACGCGAAGCAAGCGTTGTTTCTCTCGCATGA
- a CDS encoding aldolase → MNKTARLNRLFGSDGKCFDVAIDHGFFNERTFLTGIEDIRQAIETVVDAKPDAIQLPPGTAPLLQGRSGAKPALVLRTDAANVYGHSLPTRLFSQLIEDAVEQAIILDAACVVVNLLLLPNQPELHEQCVANVCRLRPVCTRYGMPLMVEPLVMQDNQKAGGYMVDGDIDKILPLVRQAVELGADIIKADPTDDAAEYHRVVEVACGVPVLVRGGGSVPDEEILRRTHALMEQGAMGIVYGRNVIQHRNPAGMTRALMSIVHDGATPETALGFLS, encoded by the coding sequence ATGAACAAAACGGCCCGGCTCAACCGACTCTTTGGATCGGACGGAAAGTGCTTCGATGTCGCCATCGACCACGGCTTCTTCAACGAGCGGACCTTTCTAACCGGGATCGAGGATATTCGGCAAGCGATCGAGACGGTGGTGGACGCTAAGCCGGATGCAATTCAGCTTCCACCGGGTACCGCGCCGCTCTTACAGGGTCGTTCTGGGGCCAAGCCCGCGCTGGTGCTGCGCACCGACGCCGCCAACGTCTATGGACACTCATTGCCGACCCGCCTCTTTAGCCAGTTGATCGAGGATGCGGTGGAGCAGGCGATCATCCTCGACGCCGCTTGTGTCGTCGTCAACCTCCTGCTTCTGCCCAATCAGCCCGAACTCCATGAGCAATGCGTGGCCAATGTCTGTCGCTTGAGACCGGTCTGCACGCGTTATGGTATGCCGCTCATGGTCGAGCCTCTCGTCATGCAGGACAACCAGAAGGCGGGCGGCTACATGGTCGATGGCGACATCGACAAAATCCTCCCCCTGGTTCGCCAGGCCGTCGAACTTGGGGCGGACATCATCAAGGCCGATCCGACCGACGACGCGGCCGAATACCACCGTGTAGTCGAAGTCGCCTGCGGCGTTCCCGTCCTCGTGCGTGGTGGAGGAAGCGTGCCCGACGAGGAGATTCTTCGCCGAACGCATGCCCTGATGGAGCAGGGCGCAATGGGCATCGTTTACGGCCGAAACGTCATTCAGCACCGCAATCCCGCGGGCATGACCCGCGCACTGATGAGCATTGTCCACGACGGCGCGACACCCGAGACCGCGCTCGGCTTCCTGTCATGA
- a CDS encoding 4-hydroxybutyrate CoA-transferase gives MNSCTAAEAVQAISSGNRVYIHSIAAAPRALIQAMVERANELRGVEIVHLHTEGSAPYAEPQYQDSFRVNALFIAANTRKAVQEGRADYIPVFLSEVPALFQQGVLPIDVALIQVSPPDRHGFCSLGVSVDATRSAVLCAKHVIAQVNKHMPRTHGDGLIHIDNLHAFVEYDEPLPEIHPPEPTAIELEIGRHCAELVEDGATLQMGIGSIPNAVLASLTHHKDLGVHTEMFSDGLIDLVESGVVNGSRKRIHPGKIVAGFVLGSKRIYDFIDDNPLVAMLDIAYTNDSAVIRRNPKVAAINSAIEVDITGQVCADSIGTKLYSGVGGQMDFMRGAAQSEGGKPIIALPSTTKKGVSRIVSTLKPGAGVVTTRAHVHYVVTEFGAVNLHGKNLRQRAEALIGIAHPDHRERLAREAHELFNY, from the coding sequence ATGAATTCCTGCACCGCGGCCGAGGCCGTCCAAGCCATCTCTTCTGGGAATCGGGTTTACATTCACAGTATCGCGGCGGCCCCACGGGCATTGATTCAGGCGATGGTCGAACGAGCCAACGAGTTGCGGGGCGTCGAAATCGTCCACCTGCATACCGAAGGGAGTGCGCCATATGCGGAGCCGCAGTACCAAGACAGTTTTCGCGTCAATGCACTTTTCATCGCCGCCAATACACGCAAGGCCGTACAGGAAGGCCGGGCGGACTACATTCCGGTTTTCCTGAGCGAAGTTCCAGCCCTTTTCCAGCAGGGCGTTTTACCAATCGATGTTGCCCTCATTCAAGTTTCACCTCCAGATCGTCACGGTTTCTGCTCGCTAGGCGTCTCCGTTGACGCCACTAGGAGTGCTGTGCTCTGCGCCAAGCACGTGATCGCCCAAGTGAACAAGCACATGCCCCGGACCCATGGCGACGGGCTCATTCACATCGACAACCTGCACGCCTTTGTGGAGTACGACGAGCCTCTGCCCGAGATTCACCCGCCCGAGCCGACGGCCATCGAGCTCGAAATCGGGCGGCATTGTGCCGAACTGGTCGAAGATGGAGCGACGCTTCAAATGGGCATCGGCTCGATTCCTAATGCGGTACTAGCAAGCCTGACGCACCATAAGGACCTCGGTGTGCATACCGAGATGTTTTCCGACGGATTGATCGACTTAGTCGAAAGCGGGGTGGTGAACGGGAGCCGAAAACGCATTCATCCCGGCAAAATCGTCGCTGGTTTCGTGTTGGGCTCGAAGCGAATCTACGACTTCATCGACGATAACCCGCTCGTAGCGATGCTCGATATCGCCTATACAAACGATTCTGCGGTCATCCGCCGAAACCCCAAGGTTGCCGCCATTAACAGCGCGATCGAGGTAGACATCACCGGCCAGGTCTGTGCCGACTCGATTGGAACAAAGCTGTATTCCGGCGTCGGTGGGCAGATGGATTTTATGCGTGGCGCGGCGCAATCCGAGGGCGGAAAGCCGATCATCGCTTTGCCATCAACGACCAAGAAGGGTGTCTCTCGCATCGTTTCGACCCTGAAGCCCGGCGCAGGTGTGGTGACGACGCGGGCGCACGTGCATTACGTCGTCACCGAGTTCGGTGCCGTCAATCTCCATGGCAAAAACCTCCGACAGCGCGCCGAGGCATTGATCGGAATTGCACACCCGGACCATCGCGAACGGCTGGCACGAGAAGCCCACGAGCTGTTCAACTATTAA
- a CDS encoding protoporphyrinogen oxidase: MANILFVYGTTEGHTRTIAQRMGGYIRSQDHVVDVVDSADVRENLDLTKYDAFVLAGSLHQGFHQRPLAHFIKHHLDQLTKKPSVFLSVSLTAVHKDREHQEEVQKCIKRFLAETGWEPTKTRPVEGALKYIEYDWFKRMIMKSIAKKEGGDTDTSHDHEYTDWEGLEVFLEGFLQESFNLAKATT; encoded by the coding sequence ATGGCAAACATCCTCTTTGTTTACGGCACAACTGAAGGTCATACACGGACCATCGCTCAACGGATGGGTGGTTACATTCGGTCGCAAGACCACGTCGTCGACGTGGTGGATAGCGCAGACGTTCGAGAAAACCTAGACCTGACTAAGTACGACGCTTTTGTTCTTGCGGGTTCGCTTCACCAGGGTTTTCACCAACGGCCGCTGGCTCATTTCATCAAGCATCACCTCGATCAGCTTACCAAGAAGCCGTCGGTCTTCCTCTCCGTGAGCCTCACTGCCGTCCATAAGGACCGTGAGCATCAGGAAGAAGTGCAAAAGTGCATCAAGCGGTTCCTCGCAGAAACCGGATGGGAGCCGACCAAGACGCGGCCAGTTGAGGGTGCGCTGAAGTACATCGAATACGATTGGTTCAAGCGGATGATCATGAAGTCCATCGCTAAGAAGGAAGGCGGCGATACCGACACGTCGCATGACCATGAATACACCGACTGGGAAGGGCTCGAAGTCTTTCTTGAGGGGTTCCTTCAGGAATCTTTTAACCTCGCAAAGGCTACAACGTAA
- a CDS encoding glucose 1-dehydrogenase, with amino-acid sequence MIENGRVRGEVAVVTGAALGIGHACAKLLAAHGAAVAVTDVLDTDGRHLVEEIIRLGGSAQYWHLNVADEANVKATMEEIAAHFGKISILVNNAGISGVNKPTHEVSSEEWDHLMDINVNGVFYCTKHALPFMMKNGKGSIINLSSIYGLVSAPDVPPYHASKGAVRMMSKTDALIYASKGIRVNSVHPGFIWTPMVENYVKSMGDVAEGRKMVDALHPLGHVGEPDDIAYGVLYLASDESKFVTGTELVIDGGYTAR; translated from the coding sequence ATGATCGAAAATGGAAGAGTCCGGGGAGAGGTAGCCGTCGTCACGGGTGCCGCCCTCGGCATCGGGCATGCGTGCGCGAAGCTTTTGGCCGCCCACGGCGCAGCAGTAGCTGTCACCGACGTACTCGACACCGACGGGCGACACTTAGTCGAAGAAATCATCCGCCTTGGCGGGAGTGCCCAATACTGGCACCTCAACGTGGCCGACGAGGCCAACGTCAAAGCCACGATGGAAGAGATTGCCGCTCACTTCGGCAAGATTTCTATTCTCGTCAACAACGCCGGTATCTCCGGTGTCAATAAGCCGACTCACGAGGTCTCCTCCGAAGAATGGGATCATCTGATGGACATCAATGTGAACGGCGTCTTCTACTGCACCAAACACGCTCTCCCGTTCATGATGAAGAACGGCAAGGGAAGCATCATCAACCTTTCGTCCATCTACGGCCTTGTCAGCGCCCCTGATGTTCCACCCTATCACGCGTCCAAGGGCGCGGTGCGAATGATGAGCAAGACCGATGCCCTTATCTATGCGTCGAAAGGTATTCGCGTCAATTCGGTCCACCCTGGATTCATTTGGACGCCGATGGTCGAGAACTACGTCAAATCGATGGGAGACGTCGCCGAGGGACGGAAGATGGTGGATGCCCTGCACCCTCTTGGCCATGTTGGAGAGCCCGACGATATCGCGTACGGCGTCCTTTACTTGGCATCGGATGAATCCAAATTCGTGACCGGCACCGAACTCGTAATCGACGGAGGCTATACGGCCCGCTAG